Proteins encoded together in one Terriglobia bacterium window:
- a CDS encoding tetratricopeptide repeat protein, with translation MESLLRLDARVPMAPDAEAARDAFSSYSKQLGRCGDPATDAEQWVTCALDVLLGEDGIRPTSRPALPEVHAASFAVASREGSCSAIVAAVLAVCEPYGAPFEAIVLRDHVVLALRGSDDHVFEPLEGGRRLSQSDLAKHGPAPPGSPIRTDGHGFLPYYLDNLAVRLAEAGDAGRAEVEFREALSMGPRVGRVRFDFGTFLLQAARYEESVRSLEKAIRLGWDDAAAWVNRGVALWKLGKTRAARRSFEHALALQPDNREAAINLKALSERAQPTGPR, from the coding sequence CTCGAAGCAACTCGGTCGCTGCGGCGATCCCGCGACCGACGCGGAGCAGTGGGTGACCTGCGCCCTCGACGTCCTCCTCGGCGAAGACGGCATCCGGCCCACCTCTCGGCCCGCTTTGCCGGAAGTCCATGCGGCGAGTTTCGCGGTAGCTTCGCGGGAGGGTTCTTGCTCTGCAATCGTGGCTGCCGTCCTCGCGGTCTGCGAACCCTATGGGGCCCCGTTCGAGGCGATTGTCCTGCGAGACCACGTCGTTTTGGCCTTGCGTGGTTCCGATGACCACGTCTTCGAGCCCCTCGAGGGGGGCCGCAGGTTGTCCCAGAGCGATCTGGCGAAGCATGGGCCGGCGCCGCCGGGAAGTCCGATCCGCACCGACGGGCACGGCTTCCTGCCGTACTACCTCGACAACCTCGCCGTTCGCCTCGCCGAGGCGGGAGACGCCGGGCGCGCGGAGGTCGAGTTCCGGGAGGCACTTTCCATGGGGCCTCGGGTCGGGAGGGTACGGTTCGATTTCGGGACCTTTCTCCTCCAGGCTGCACGCTATGAGGAGAGCGTACGGTCGCTCGAAAAGGCCATCCGGCTCGGGTGGGACGACGCCGCGGCCTGGGTGAACCGCGGCGTTGCACTCTGGAAGCTGGGGAAGACTCGGGCCGCGCGCCGATCTTTCGAGCACGCGCTGGCATTGCAACCCGACAACCGCGAAGCGGCGATCAACCTCAAGGCTCTGAGCGAGCGGGCACAGCCGACGGGTCCGCGCTAG